From Endozoicomonas sp. 8E, the proteins below share one genomic window:
- a CDS encoding FKBP-type peptidyl-prolyl cis-trans isomerase produces MSTAILIIFIAIILFWGKRRFDQKKQLAQEALVQGQAFLEKNHNEEGVITTESGLQYKILEKSEHSDHPSATSKVKVHYHGTLVNGQVFDSSVDRGQPISFGLNQVIPGWTEGLQRMSVGDKFRLFIPANLAYGSGGAGKIPGNSALIFDVELLGIE; encoded by the coding sequence GTGTCTACTGCTATCCTCATTATTTTTATTGCTATCATCTTGTTCTGGGGCAAACGCCGCTTTGACCAGAAAAAACAACTGGCTCAGGAAGCCTTGGTTCAGGGTCAGGCTTTTCTGGAAAAAAACCACAATGAAGAAGGTGTGATCACCACAGAGTCCGGATTGCAGTACAAAATTCTTGAGAAAAGTGAACATTCCGATCACCCCTCAGCCACCAGCAAAGTGAAAGTGCACTATCATGGTACGTTAGTTAATGGTCAGGTGTTTGACAGTTCTGTAGATCGTGGACAGCCTATTTCTTTTGGACTGAATCAGGTGATTCCGGGCTGGACCGAAGGTCTGCAACGGATGTCAGTAGGCGACAAGTTCCGACTGTTTATTCCTGCCAATCTGGCGTACGGCAGCGGGGGTGCCGGTAAAATCCCCGGCAACTCTGCGCTGATCTTTGATGTGGAACTGCTGGGTATCGAATAA
- a CDS encoding ABC-F family ATPase encodes MLITSNVTMQFGDKPLFEDISVKFGDGNRYGLIGANGCGKSTLMKIISGELEPSAGNVSYDPNERIAKLNQDQFAYEENTVIDTVIMGHAELWKVKEERDRIYAKSDMTEEEGMRVADLEVLFGEMDGYSAEARAGELLLGLDIPLEQHYGPMSAVAPGWKLRVLLAQVLFSDPDIMLLDEPTNNLDINAIRWLEGILKQRDCTMIIISHDRHFLNSVCTHMADLDYGELRMFPGNYDEYMIAATQVRERMQADNAKKKAQIAELQSFVSRFSANASKAKQATSRAKLIDKIKLEEVKPSSRQNPFIRFEQEKKLFRNALVMEKMSQGYQDSMLFNDVDLMVEVGERIAIIGQNGIGKSTLLHTLAGKMTPKGGTIQWSENADIGYYAQNHSDEFDKDMNLFDWMSQWMNEGDDEQVIRGVLGRMLFSQSDIKKSVRVISGGEQGRMLFGKLIQQKPNVLLMDEPTNHMDMESIESLNLALENYPGTLIFVSHDRQFVSSLATRIIEITENGIVDFHGTYDDYLRKQGVVEE; translated from the coding sequence ATGCTGATAACGTCTAATGTGACCATGCAATTCGGGGACAAACCCCTGTTTGAAGATATCTCCGTCAAATTTGGCGACGGCAACCGTTACGGTCTGATTGGTGCTAACGGTTGTGGTAAGTCCACCTTGATGAAAATTATCAGTGGCGAACTGGAACCCTCTGCCGGTAATGTCAGCTACGATCCCAACGAGCGAATTGCAAAGTTGAATCAGGATCAGTTTGCCTATGAAGAAAACACGGTGATTGATACCGTGATCATGGGTCATGCCGAACTCTGGAAGGTCAAGGAAGAGCGTGACCGCATTTATGCCAAGAGTGACATGACGGAAGAAGAAGGTATGCGTGTCGCAGATCTGGAAGTTCTGTTTGGTGAAATGGACGGTTATTCCGCTGAAGCCCGCGCCGGTGAACTGCTGCTGGGTCTGGATATTCCTCTGGAACAACACTATGGTCCAATGAGTGCTGTTGCTCCGGGCTGGAAGCTACGTGTTCTGTTGGCTCAGGTATTGTTTTCTGATCCGGACATCATGCTGCTGGACGAACCCACAAACAACCTGGACATCAATGCGATCCGCTGGCTGGAAGGGATACTCAAGCAGCGCGACTGCACCATGATCATCATTTCCCACGACCGTCACTTCCTGAACAGTGTCTGTACTCACATGGCTGATCTGGACTACGGTGAGTTGCGAATGTTCCCGGGTAATTACGATGAGTACATGATTGCGGCTACCCAGGTTCGTGAGCGTATGCAGGCTGACAATGCCAAGAAGAAAGCCCAGATTGCCGAGCTTCAGAGTTTTGTCAGTCGCTTTTCTGCCAATGCTTCCAAAGCCAAGCAAGCGACCTCCAGAGCCAAGCTGATCGACAAGATCAAGCTCGAAGAGGTTAAACCTTCCAGCCGACAGAATCCGTTTATCCGTTTTGAACAGGAAAAGAAACTGTTCCGGAATGCGCTGGTGATGGAAAAAATGTCTCAGGGTTATCAGGACAGCATGCTGTTCAACGACGTTGACCTGATGGTTGAAGTGGGTGAGCGCATTGCCATCATTGGTCAGAACGGTATTGGCAAGTCCACACTGCTGCATACTCTGGCCGGTAAGATGACACCAAAGGGCGGCACTATCCAGTGGTCTGAAAACGCTGATATCGGTTACTACGCCCAGAACCACAGCGACGAGTTCGATAAGGATATGAACCTGTTCGACTGGATGAGTCAGTGGATGAACGAAGGCGACGACGAGCAGGTAATCCGTGGTGTTCTGGGCCGTATGCTGTTCTCCCAGAGCGACATCAAAAAGTCAGTCCGCGTTATTTCCGGTGGTGAGCAGGGCCGTATGTTGTTCGGTAAACTGATTCAACAAAAGCCTAACGTATTGCTAATGGACGAGCCGACTAACCACATGGATATGGAATCCATTGAATCTTTGAACCTGGCGTTGGAAAACTATCCGGGCACACTGATCTTTGTCAGCCATGATCGTCAGTTTGTATCGTCTCTGGCGACCCGCATCATTGAAATTACCGAAAATGGCATCGTCGATTTCCATGGAACTTACGACGATTACCTGCGCAAGCAGGGGGTTGTTGAAGAATAA
- a CDS encoding methyltransferase domain-containing protein, whose protein sequence is MSQLISLIVNIWWPPSNGERGMLADQWLLNSGVSTSSGWRLIGYWRETSDYGHACSELAGLLADKACLSNQDKVLDVGFSSYDQLLVWLDYYQVESLTALAETEQLLAGAQDQCDHYDQLKLVRGHELELAKLESDSFDKLLALDCAYQFENKSRFFNNARKVLKDGGSLTLTDMILSRPFRDRMERRMVKLLARPCGISVKGLMIRQKYESHLKEAGFEKIETVDISQDVLSGFCFWFSQHYRQLSPVTRPKVWIRLRLLVWFIRWMQHRGLLEYHVISAR, encoded by the coding sequence TTGTCCCAGCTGATCAGTCTGATCGTCAATATCTGGTGGCCCCCTTCTAATGGAGAGCGTGGCATGCTGGCTGATCAGTGGCTTTTGAACAGTGGTGTATCAACTTCTTCCGGCTGGAGGCTGATCGGTTATTGGCGCGAAACTTCCGATTATGGTCATGCCTGTTCCGAGCTGGCAGGTCTGCTTGCCGATAAAGCCTGTCTCTCCAATCAGGACAAGGTGCTGGATGTGGGTTTTTCCAGCTACGATCAGCTTTTGGTCTGGCTCGATTATTATCAGGTTGAATCACTCACCGCATTGGCTGAAACAGAACAACTACTGGCGGGCGCGCAGGACCAGTGTGATCACTATGACCAGCTAAAGCTGGTAAGAGGCCACGAGCTGGAGCTGGCCAAGCTGGAGTCAGACTCTTTTGACAAACTACTGGCCCTTGATTGCGCTTACCAGTTTGAAAATAAATCGCGCTTTTTCAACAACGCCAGAAAAGTCCTTAAGGATGGCGGCAGCCTTACCCTGACCGATATGATACTCAGCCGCCCTTTCAGGGATCGCATGGAACGGAGAATGGTAAAGCTACTGGCAAGGCCCTGTGGTATCTCCGTGAAAGGCTTAATGATCCGGCAAAAGTATGAATCCCATCTGAAAGAAGCGGGCTTTGAAAAAATTGAGACTGTAGACATCAGTCAGGATGTTCTCTCTGGCTTCTGCTTCTGGTTCTCGCAGCACTATCGCCAACTGTCGCCTGTTACCCGCCCAAAAGTCTGGATTCGTTTGAGGCTTCTGGTCTGGTTTATCCGCTGGATGCAACACCGGGGATTGCTGGAATATCACGTCATATCTGCACGATGA
- a CDS encoding ChrR family anti-sigma-E factor encodes MTTHHPDLSTLMSYSAGSLADAIATVVAAHLSVCSHCRQQVQEAELIGISLLEELEPAPMSDRAKDDILALLDDTEQAPVNSRQEQNIPDDADVPAPFRPLLGYYLDDLHWRYMAPGLKQFVLPASGSSNLRLLKIAPGTCMPSHGHTGSELTMVLRGSYSDELGRFCAGDVADLDPDVQHQPVADTGEDCICLIATDAPLRFNGLVPRLLQPFFQL; translated from the coding sequence ATGACTACACATCACCCTGACCTCAGCACCCTGATGAGCTACTCTGCGGGCAGTCTGGCTGATGCCATTGCTACTGTGGTTGCTGCTCATCTGAGTGTTTGCAGTCATTGCAGACAACAGGTTCAGGAAGCTGAACTAATCGGTATCAGTTTACTGGAAGAGCTAGAGCCAGCACCCATGTCTGACCGTGCTAAAGACGACATTCTTGCTCTACTTGATGACACTGAGCAGGCTCCTGTCAACAGCAGGCAGGAGCAGAATATACCGGACGATGCCGATGTACCGGCTCCCTTCAGACCATTGCTCGGGTATTACCTGGACGATCTGCACTGGAGGTATATGGCTCCGGGCCTGAAGCAATTCGTACTGCCAGCATCCGGCAGTAGTAACCTGAGGCTCTTAAAGATCGCACCGGGCACCTGCATGCCTTCCCACGGGCATACCGGTTCAGAACTTACCATGGTATTGAGGGGTTCCTATTCTGATGAGCTGGGTCGATTCTGCGCTGGCGACGTAGCCGATCTGGACCCGGATGTTCAACACCAACCGGTGGCAGACACCGGTGAAGACTGCATTTGTCTGATTGCTACTGATGCACCTTTACGATTCAATGGTCTCGTTCCCAGGCTTCTGCAACCCTTCTTCCAGCTTTGA
- a CDS encoding sigma-70 family RNA polymerase sigma factor encodes MSWTHYILMISPSTNKSTMDSENSHSEMPDKLKQSLVDLGRYRDKQTFALLYSFFAPRLKRHLMTKGAHGEMAEELVQETMLSVWRHCKSYDPEKSTASTWIFRIARNLWIDRLRKEKADLMTPLDNYPESHFEPAMTELDSEKIKSALKSLPQQQAQLVYKVYYEGKSHREISEDMDMPLGSVKSGLRLAFNKLRSQAGGLK; translated from the coding sequence ATGAGCTGGACACACTATATCCTGATGATAAGTCCATCTACGAACAAAAGCACAATGGATTCAGAAAACAGTCACTCTGAAATGCCAGACAAGCTCAAGCAGTCATTGGTTGATCTGGGCCGCTACCGGGACAAACAAACGTTTGCGCTCCTGTATAGTTTTTTTGCACCCAGACTCAAAAGACACTTGATGACTAAAGGCGCACACGGAGAAATGGCTGAAGAGCTGGTTCAGGAAACCATGCTCTCTGTCTGGAGACATTGCAAAAGTTACGACCCCGAGAAATCCACGGCGTCCACCTGGATTTTCCGGATTGCGCGCAACCTGTGGATTGATCGGTTAAGAAAGGAAAAAGCGGACTTGATGACACCGTTGGATAATTACCCGGAAAGCCATTTTGAGCCAGCCATGACAGAGCTTGATTCAGAAAAGATCAAGTCCGCTCTGAAAAGCCTGCCTCAACAACAGGCCCAGCTGGTGTATAAAGTCTACTACGAAGGAAAAAGCCACCGGGAAATCTCTGAAGACATGGACATGCCACTGGGCAGTGTCAAGTCAGGCTTGAGACTGGCTTTCAACAAACTTCGTAGTCAGGCGGGAGGGTTAAAATGA
- a CDS encoding NAD(P)/FAD-dependent oxidoreductase has translation MTAKGLSIAVIGSGISGLSSAWLLSKQHQITLFEKDDRFGGHSNTVMVQDDDQSIPVDTGFIVFNDKTYPNLTALFDHLDVPVTNTDMSFAVSMNKGRTEYSGTDLNGLFAQRLNAVKPGFLKMLLDIFRFYQSSAELMKKLDPSVTLRELLTGRGYSQRFIDDHLVPMGAAIWSTPSDRMLDYPALAFMRFCKNHGLLQLTNRPQWQTVNGGSKEYVRRILDDMDGLAIKNRCVRKVKRHADRVIITDLQGDTHEFDHVVMACHADTSLAMLSEPSELEQLLLGSFSFQRNRAILHSDERLMPSRKRAWASWNYFGTQSNEGPSVTYWMNRLQQLEGLPLFVTLNPSTEPESIHGCYLYDHPVFDRNALEAQSRLWELQGRNRTWFCGAWFGYGFHEDGLQSGLAVAEALGGKRRPWSVENQNDRLIWPEHGIGKRPVTLFANHSTSNITNNVTDSSVSNGRRT, from the coding sequence ATGACAGCTAAAGGACTCAGCATTGCTGTAATTGGATCAGGCATCAGTGGGCTTTCCAGCGCCTGGTTATTGTCCAAGCAGCATCAAATCACCTTATTTGAAAAAGATGATCGTTTTGGAGGTCACAGTAACACGGTGATGGTTCAGGATGATGATCAGTCTATACCCGTGGATACCGGTTTTATTGTCTTCAATGATAAAACTTACCCCAATCTAACGGCACTTTTTGACCACTTGGATGTACCTGTCACCAATACGGATATGTCTTTTGCGGTTTCCATGAATAAAGGACGGACTGAATATTCCGGAACAGACCTGAATGGACTCTTTGCCCAAAGATTGAATGCTGTTAAGCCCGGATTTCTGAAAATGTTGCTGGATATTTTCCGGTTCTATCAGTCCAGTGCAGAGTTAATGAAAAAGCTGGACCCATCAGTCACGCTCCGGGAACTGCTCACTGGTCGGGGCTACAGCCAACGTTTTATAGATGATCACCTGGTTCCGATGGGGGCGGCTATCTGGTCAACGCCATCCGATCGAATGCTGGATTATCCCGCCCTGGCTTTTATGCGTTTTTGCAAGAATCACGGCTTACTGCAGCTGACAAATCGTCCTCAGTGGCAAACTGTCAATGGCGGTAGCAAAGAATATGTTCGCCGCATTCTGGATGACATGGACGGCCTGGCCATCAAGAATCGCTGCGTTCGAAAGGTCAAGCGCCATGCTGACCGGGTTATCATTACCGATTTGCAGGGAGATACTCACGAGTTTGATCATGTTGTCATGGCCTGTCACGCAGATACTTCTCTGGCAATGTTGAGCGAGCCCAGTGAGTTGGAACAATTACTGTTGGGTTCGTTCAGTTTCCAGCGTAACCGGGCTATTTTGCACAGTGATGAACGACTAATGCCTTCCCGTAAAAGAGCCTGGGCGAGCTGGAACTACTTTGGCACCCAGAGCAATGAAGGTCCTTCCGTCACTTACTGGATGAATCGTCTTCAGCAGCTGGAAGGTCTTCCTCTGTTTGTCACTCTCAACCCTTCCACAGAGCCTGAATCTATTCATGGTTGCTACCTTTACGACCACCCTGTGTTTGATCGAAATGCTCTGGAGGCACAGTCAAGATTATGGGAGTTACAGGGCCGTAATCGTACATGGTTCTGTGGCGCCTGGTTTGGTTACGGTTTTCATGAAGACGGCCTTCAATCCGGGCTGGCCGTTGCGGAAGCACTGGGTGGAAAAAGAAGACCCTGGTCTGTTGAAAACCAGAATGACAGGTTGATCTGGCCCGAACATGGTATCGGGAAAAGGCCGGTTACTCTTTTTGCAAACCACAGTACAAGCAACATTACCAACAACGTTACGGACAGCAGTGTCAGTAACGGGAGGCGGACATGA
- a CDS encoding DUF1365 domain-containing protein, which yields MKSAVYWGQLMHNRIRPRKHRFSYRVASWLIDLDELNQLDNELKLFSVSRFNLLSFHPKDFADGSGNCLKTQATELLSAHDIPTPERIFMLCYPRVLGYIFNPLTVYYCLDSDEKLSTLIYEVSNTFGERHSYVIPIANSEGKKTTFHQSVKKQLHVSPFFETECEYRFKAHLPDQILKLGIHLHNADGRLFAAVLKGERQALSDLNILRQFFVLPLQAFKVTLAIHWEALRLFIKGIRVVRHVPKDRFFSWSRGITNRLSSTVEQTGKTTTMNEQKKYQKQGA from the coding sequence ATGAAGTCAGCGGTCTATTGGGGGCAGTTGATGCATAACCGTATTCGGCCCCGGAAGCACCGTTTCAGTTACCGGGTGGCTTCCTGGCTTATCGATCTGGATGAGCTGAATCAGCTTGATAACGAGCTAAAGCTGTTTTCAGTGAGCCGATTCAACCTACTCTCTTTCCATCCAAAAGACTTTGCTGACGGTTCCGGAAACTGTCTCAAAACCCAGGCAACCGAGCTTTTGTCGGCACATGATATACCGACACCTGAGCGAATCTTTATGCTGTGTTACCCCAGAGTGCTTGGCTACATCTTTAATCCTCTGACGGTCTATTACTGTCTGGACTCAGATGAGAAACTGTCTACCCTTATCTATGAAGTGTCCAACACCTTTGGTGAACGACACAGTTACGTTATTCCGATAGCAAACAGTGAGGGTAAAAAAACAACCTTTCACCAGTCCGTCAAGAAGCAACTTCACGTTTCACCCTTTTTTGAAACCGAATGTGAATACCGTTTCAAGGCTCACTTGCCCGACCAGATTCTGAAACTGGGCATTCATCTGCATAATGCTGACGGTCGGCTATTTGCAGCCGTTCTCAAAGGCGAGCGACAGGCGCTCAGTGATCTGAACATTCTCAGGCAGTTTTTTGTTCTGCCATTGCAGGCTTTCAAGGTGACTCTGGCCATTCATTGGGAAGCTCTCCGGCTTTTCATTAAAGGTATTCGGGTCGTTCGACATGTTCCAAAAGATCGCTTCTTCAGTTGGAGTCGCGGCATCACAAACCGATTGAGTAGCACTGTGGAACAGACAGGAAAAACAACAACCATGAACGAACAAAAAAAGTACCAGAAACAGGGGGCATAA
- a CDS encoding cyclopropane-fatty-acyl-phospholipid synthase family protein has protein sequence MLDISGKTLSQNGLPPGQSAANLHSERSAHNKGNTFGESELFLNKTSSKAVNWLVKRLQKASLSRIELVQKNSVIKVGSSLRDVPIARVMINRPFSMLLAANRGIIGLAESYMKGDWDTPDLQALLDWGMFNEKQIDRQFSSNWLFRKLHRLSHLLNNNSRSGSRRNIAAHYDLGNDFYRLWLDDSMTYSSALFSDNNETLEQAQANKYKRVLDWLDVMPEHSVLEIGCGWGGFARSLQQQGGQNYSGVTLSREQLQFARDSLQLDAGFNFQLKDYRDIQGQYDRIVSIEMLEAVGENHWPIYFRKVFDALKPGGVAVIQVITIDEERFSDYRAEADFIQRYIFPGGMLPTDQVIQDQCHQAGLNIENTHSFGRDYARTLSIWAESFRQHWPEIVTLGFDEHFKRMWLFYLAYCEAGFKQDSIDVRLYRISKPGL, from the coding sequence ATGTTGGATATCTCAGGAAAAACCCTGTCGCAGAATGGATTGCCTCCCGGGCAGAGTGCAGCTAACCTCCATAGTGAAAGAAGCGCCCATAACAAAGGAAATACCTTTGGCGAAAGTGAATTGTTTCTCAATAAAACATCGTCCAAAGCTGTTAATTGGCTGGTTAAACGGTTGCAGAAGGCTTCGCTGAGTCGTATTGAGTTAGTGCAAAAGAACAGTGTCATAAAAGTAGGTTCGTCTCTGCGGGACGTTCCCATTGCCAGAGTCATGATTAATCGTCCTTTCAGCATGCTCCTGGCAGCCAACCGGGGGATCATCGGGCTGGCAGAATCTTACATGAAAGGCGACTGGGATACGCCAGACCTGCAGGCTCTACTGGACTGGGGAATGTTCAATGAAAAGCAGATAGACAGGCAATTTTCCTCAAACTGGCTGTTTCGAAAGCTGCATCGTTTAAGTCATCTTTTAAACAACAATAGTCGTTCAGGGAGCCGTCGCAATATTGCTGCCCATTATGATCTGGGCAATGACTTCTACCGGTTGTGGCTGGATGACTCCATGACCTATTCCAGTGCCTTATTCAGCGACAACAATGAAACACTTGAACAGGCTCAGGCCAATAAATACAAACGGGTACTGGACTGGCTGGATGTGATGCCAGAGCATTCCGTGCTGGAGATTGGTTGTGGCTGGGGAGGCTTTGCCCGGTCACTACAGCAGCAGGGAGGACAGAATTATTCGGGAGTGACGCTGTCCAGAGAGCAGTTACAGTTTGCCCGTGATTCGCTTCAGCTGGATGCCGGTTTCAACTTTCAGCTAAAGGATTACCGGGATATCCAGGGACAGTACGACCGCATTGTCTCCATAGAGATGTTAGAAGCCGTAGGAGAGAACCACTGGCCCATTTATTTCCGGAAAGTGTTTGATGCCCTCAAGCCTGGCGGAGTGGCAGTGATTCAGGTGATTACCATTGATGAAGAGCGCTTCAGCGATTATCGGGCGGAGGCCGACTTTATTCAGCGTTATATCTTCCCGGGCGGCATGCTCCCGACCGACCAGGTGATCCAGGATCAATGTCATCAGGCAGGTCTGAATATCGAGAACACTCATTCCTTTGGCCGTGATTACGCCAGAACACTTTCAATCTGGGCTGAATCATTCAGACAACACTGGCCAGAGATTGTGACTCTGGGCTTTGACGAACATTTTAAACGTATGTGGTTGTTCTACCTGGCTTATTGTGAAGCCGGCTTTAAGCAGGACAGTATTGACGTGAGACTTTATCGAATCAGTAAGCCGGGTTTATGA
- a CDS encoding DUF3833 family protein yields the protein MREAIQKRYRQDQPVLTIEQYFQGTTYAWGEFVDRFGKVQNYFEVIMKGRIEDNILILDEDFIYEDGTASNRLWKIKILDDSHYEGQADDLIGLATGSSQGNTFNWTYKMNLPIKGINWQVKFDDWLFLQENGQILNIADVSKWGFRLGTLTFYFSKDPSLISTSSLEKLQPSNTESEKEQ from the coding sequence ATGCGGGAAGCAATACAGAAACGTTACAGGCAGGACCAACCTGTTCTGACCATTGAACAATATTTCCAGGGCACCACCTATGCCTGGGGTGAGTTTGTTGATCGCTTCGGTAAAGTACAGAACTACTTTGAAGTCATCATGAAAGGTCGAATAGAAGACAATATACTAATACTGGATGAAGACTTTATTTATGAAGATGGCACTGCATCCAACCGGCTGTGGAAAATAAAAATACTGGATGACAGCCACTATGAAGGTCAGGCAGATGATTTGATCGGTCTGGCCACAGGCAGCAGTCAGGGCAACACCTTTAACTGGACCTATAAAATGAATTTACCCATCAAGGGAATCAACTGGCAGGTGAAATTTGATGACTGGCTGTTCCTGCAGGAAAATGGCCAGATTCTCAATATTGCTGATGTCAGCAAATGGGGATTCAGGCTGGGCACCCTGACCTTCTATTTCAGTAAAGACCCTTCGCTGATCAGTACCTCATCGTTGGAAAAGCTACAACCTTCGAACACAGAATCAGAGAAGGAACAATGA
- a CDS encoding SDR family NAD(P)-dependent oxidoreductase, with protein MNKLPSLKNKVIWITGASQGIGRQLALTMARQGGTVIATARSFGNLDRLQNEALDLEGIIIPLPADVTRHDEVTRVAEEIMSRFGQVDIAVLNAGTFIKTAGMDFRSTHMRQHFELNVMGVCHCLDALIPTMVNQQSGTLAINASLAGYRGLPAAAAYGASKAALINMAESLYTDLKPKGVDIKLINPGFVKTPLTDKNTFEMPFLMDVEPAAEAILRGLNGKHFEIRFPKVFGMMMGMLRILPYRAYFGVTRRLNQ; from the coding sequence ATGAACAAACTCCCGTCTCTGAAAAACAAGGTAATCTGGATTACCGGCGCCAGTCAGGGAATCGGTCGCCAGCTAGCTTTAACGATGGCCCGCCAAGGTGGCACGGTCATAGCCACGGCCCGAAGCTTCGGCAATCTGGACAGGCTGCAGAATGAAGCACTTGATCTGGAGGGAATTATTATCCCTCTACCCGCCGACGTGACCCGTCATGATGAGGTAACGCGGGTAGCCGAGGAGATTATGAGCCGCTTTGGTCAGGTGGATATTGCCGTATTGAATGCAGGCACATTTATCAAGACAGCAGGCATGGATTTCAGATCCACCCATATGCGTCAACACTTCGAATTGAATGTGATGGGCGTCTGTCATTGTCTGGATGCGTTAATCCCAACGATGGTGAACCAGCAGTCGGGAACCCTGGCGATTAATGCCTCGCTGGCCGGCTATCGTGGTTTACCTGCGGCCGCCGCCTATGGAGCCAGCAAGGCGGCTCTGATCAATATGGCTGAGTCCCTGTACACGGATCTGAAACCGAAAGGTGTGGATATCAAACTGATCAATCCGGGATTTGTAAAAACCCCTCTGACGGATAAAAACACCTTTGAAATGCCTTTTTTGATGGATGTTGAGCCGGCAGCGGAAGCTATTCTGCGCGGTTTAAATGGCAAACATTTTGAGATTCGATTTCCGAAGGTGTTTGGCATGATGATGGGAATGCTCAGAATTTTGCCCTATAGGGCCTATTTTGGTGTGACCCGTCGGCTGAATCAATAA
- a CDS encoding cryptochrome/photolyase family protein, with protein MKTDTCEGSMKTYSTLRLILGDQLYAGHSWFTNKEPDTLYLIAELHQEASYVKHHVQKICAFFAAMEAFAAALAKSGHEVLHLTLDETAQYEDLPSLLQALVKTHGIKQFQYQRADEYRLLRQLQGMNIGVPVQEVDSEHFLLPFDEISSYFGQGKATRMEHFYRKMRKRFDILMDGNQPEGRQWNYDQENRNHFKASDLEEIPEPLVFTNPVAGILERLNRHNIQYFGKATPELIWPITRQQSLKQLRYFCQHGLPRFGQFQDAMTHQSDKKWSLYHSRLSFALNSKMLTPMQVIQAAVRAWRADPESISIAQVEGFIRQILGWREYVRGIYWVNMPEYSSLNYFKAQRALPGFFWTGETRMTCLQEAIAQSLDYAYAHHIQRLMITGTFCLLAGIDPGQVDEWYLGIYVDAIEWVELPNTRGMSQFADGGLLASKPYAASGNYINKMSDYCKSCHYDVKRKTGERACPFNSLYWHFMVKHREQLSKNPRIGMIYKNWDKQSGDERAVITHQAEVYLKKIDRL; from the coding sequence ATGAAGACAGATACTTGCGAAGGTTCTATGAAAACCTATTCAACACTGAGGCTCATCCTCGGAGACCAGCTATACGCTGGCCATAGCTGGTTCACTAACAAAGAGCCGGATACCCTCTATCTGATAGCAGAGCTCCATCAGGAAGCCTCCTATGTAAAGCACCATGTACAAAAGATCTGTGCGTTCTTTGCAGCTATGGAAGCCTTTGCAGCGGCACTGGCAAAATCCGGCCATGAAGTTTTGCATTTAACCCTCGATGAGACGGCTCAATACGAGGATTTGCCATCCCTTCTGCAAGCACTGGTCAAAACCCACGGGATCAAACAGTTTCAATACCAGAGAGCCGATGAATACCGGCTTCTGAGGCAGTTGCAGGGCATGAATATCGGTGTCCCTGTCCAGGAAGTCGATAGCGAACACTTTCTGCTGCCGTTTGATGAGATTTCAAGCTATTTCGGTCAGGGCAAAGCCACAAGGATGGAGCATTTTTATCGCAAGATGCGAAAGCGATTCGACATTCTGATGGACGGCAATCAGCCAGAGGGCAGGCAGTGGAATTATGACCAGGAGAACCGCAACCACTTTAAAGCCAGTGATCTTGAAGAGATCCCAGAGCCACTGGTGTTCACTAACCCGGTGGCAGGCATTCTGGAAAGGCTGAACAGACACAATATCCAATATTTTGGTAAAGCCACTCCCGAGCTGATCTGGCCGATTACGAGGCAGCAGTCACTCAAACAACTGCGCTACTTTTGTCAACACGGACTGCCGCGGTTCGGGCAGTTTCAGGACGCTATGACTCACCAGAGTGATAAAAAATGGAGCCTCTATCACTCCCGTCTGTCCTTTGCCCTGAACAGTAAAATGCTGACCCCGATGCAGGTGATTCAGGCCGCAGTCAGAGCCTGGCGGGCAGACCCTGAGTCCATCTCCATTGCTCAGGTGGAAGGATTTATCCGACAGATACTTGGCTGGCGGGAGTATGTTCGGGGCATTTACTGGGTCAACATGCCTGAGTATTCCTCACTCAACTACTTCAAGGCTCAGCGTGCATTGCCAGGCTTTTTCTGGACTGGCGAAACCCGAATGACCTGTCTGCAGGAGGCAATTGCTCAGTCTCTGGATTATGCCTATGCCCACCATATCCAGAGATTGATGATTACCGGCACATTCTGCTTGTTGGCAGGAATCGACCCCGGTCAGGTTGATGAGTGGTACCTGGGCATTTATGTGGACGCTATTGAGTGGGTCGAACTCCCAAACACCCGTGGCATGAGCCAGTTTGCAGACGGCGGTTTGTTAGCTTCAAAACCTTATGCCGCCAGTGGTAACTACATCAACAAGATGAGTGACTACTGCAAAAGCTGTCACTACGACGTGAAGCGAAAAACCGGTGAGCGAGCTTGCCCATTCAACAGTCTTTACTGGCATTTTATGGTCAAACACAGAGAGCAACTGAGCAAGAACCCCAGAATCGGTATGATTTACAAGAACTGGGACAAACAGTCCGGTGATGAACGGGCAGTTATTACTCATCAGGCAGAGGTGTATTTGAAGAAAATAGACCGGCTTTAG